Genomic DNA from Dysidea avara chromosome 10, odDysAvar1.4, whole genome shotgun sequence:
GACGATTTCTGGTATATGAACTGTCCCACTTGACAGGCTACTTATACTCTACTACAAAAATTGCTCCATTGGAGTGCAAAGTTGTATTAATGTGCGAGAACACTTTTTCATTCTTTCCCAACACAATAGTGTGATGTATTGGCTGAACGTGAATTTTGACATGTAGGGTACCAATGCAAGTAATTGTGAACTATGAATATGCACAAATtatagtgtatgtatgcatCATCATCAATAGAATAATCTATGGTACTATTACAAAGTGAGAAGGGGGAATTACGGTAAGAATGCCCTTGGATGCAGAGTTTAAAGCAAACACGCGCAGTTTTCCCATTCTCGCTTCATTAGCAGGCCTTCGctaccactaatcaacgatccccaaaagttgtagatgcACTGCACAAAAATACCTTTCTTCTGTAGAAAAAATGGTCAGaaatgtttgtaatgcaaacgcaGTTGATCATTATAATGGAAACGGCCACTCACTACAAACCCTCAGAGTACAAATCACTATAAATACAGCTCACCTGAACGCCGTGTATCCCGGCTCCTCCAGTCAACGAATTGGCGGAATTACTAGCAGACAAAGGTGGCGTGGCGAATTTTACCTACTTACAAACCAAAATAATTACGATAATCACAGTTACACTTGACTCACATCTGACCCGGTCCATGAGTTACCCTCAGAGTTCACGCTGGAGGTACTGAGACGTGGAATGTCCGCCATGCTGAAGGAGTCACGTGTAACTGCAAAAGGCATTGGGTACATCGGGTGCTCGACAGGATAAGTGTAGCATCGCTGTCTAGCATAGTCACCAGGAAAGAACATATTGTTTGCTTCTGTACAAACGATATAGAGCCCTTTTTTAGAGCATGGGGTGATCTCGAGGTAGTCATAAGCTCAAACGACTGATGAATAAACTTGTGTCACGTGAGATCACAGATGATTTGAATCACATGACATCACGTGACTTATATTCTTCACCGCAAGGAGAACGAGTGTGCTACTGTAGTTTGTCAAGTTATCGCGCTGTGTTTTGTGTCTCCTGCGCCGCCATTTTAGTGACTTAGTCCTGGGGAAAAATGAATCCTCCGTGCGCCGGGTGTAAAAAAACCGTCTACCCAGTTGAAAAGCTCAACTGCTTGGACAAGGTAAACTTTTTGAAAAAAGACCACTTATCTCTGCACTTGCAAATTGATTATAAAAGCATTCAATTACTGTCGGGGTGATACAGTATTTGTTACCGCGTCGTTCTGTCGGGTAGGTATGGCATAAAGCGTGTTTCAAGTGCCAGGAGTGTGGATTGAGGTTGACCATGAAGACGTACAAAGGATACAACAAGACGCCCTACTGTAACACGTGAGTAATCCTTATAACATGTTGTTGGTCCCTAAAGATTGGCCAACCCTTTACAATACATATTTCCCACAATTACTTTACTGGAGCTTGTAATTTCTAATTTTATGCTCTGTTTCACACTAAGGATTGGATTTGTAACAGGGTACAACATTTAGGTGTCATGTTGTAGCAATAAGATGTGATAAAATCGTTAAAGTGTGAGGGAACTCAGGGAAGTGGTTTTGACAAGCTCTGAAACATGACCCAATATGGAAATTTTGCTGAGATATTTTGCAAACAGTAAACTAATTTGTAATGAAGTTTCAGTGAACATAGAAACCTTTCTGTGACTTAGCTGCCAGCACAAAGGAATGTCTTTTTTGGTTATCCCAAGTAAAAAGGAATTATTaacttatgtcactaatatcAATTAGTACCATTCAGACTAATTTAAGACTGTTTTAAGTTTCAACTCACATTGCTATTTATGTCTCCTCCAGGCATTATCCCACTACTAGATTTACAGCAGTGGCTGATACTCCTGAAAACTTGCGGCTGAAACAGCAAAGCAAGCAACAGAGTCAGGTaggcaacacaaattttgtGTGTTGAATTGTTTCCATGCCCTTGTAAACTGGGGTAATAAATAAGTTGTGTGTGTTTAGGGTGAGATGTGGGCGCGGTGTTTGAAGCTGTATCCACCCAGTTTTGTAACTAGCTAGCAGCCATTTTAGAACACAGCAATTGCTGGGTTTCATTTAACTACCATGTTCTTTAAACACCTAGATGAAGGTTTACAAGCTGCATATAACTTGCACATATATACCACCCTTGCCATATTGTATGGAAAAATAATGTAGTGTCATCATTATTCAGGATTATTGGAGTATTTATTTGTGTGACTTTTCTGTCCATCCAAAATATCTTCCTGAATGTTGACCAATGTTGCAACAAAGTGCAAAAATGTGACAACGgattactgtattgtattgaCTGGTTCTTAGTGTGATGATGACAAGGCTTCAATAATAATCACAGCATTCAGGGACTAGTGTTGTCTgttactgtgtaatgggttttGGAATTGTGTTTCTGAGAAATATTAGTTTAGTAAATATGTCTGTGAAAACAATACTACTAACAAGTTAATGACTTGCTTTGGAAAGCTACCTTGTCAATGTCAGTTGTTGTTTGTTTTACTTGCTTTGTACTGATGACACTGTGTAGCTCTGGAGTAGGTCCTATTACTTCTGTAGTAAAACTGCATGCGCATTTGTGTGTGATGGACCCTGTGCCAAACATGAGAAGTGTGCGTATGTGTGAggtgtgttgtatgtatgtaccgtTTTGTCTCGAATTATGGCCCAGCCATTTATTTCTTTCAAACAAGTTTTACTTATCTACTGTACAAGACTGGGTGTTTATATATTATGGGACCAGTGTTCATGATCAACTTCAAACTTCAGTTCTGGTGCTTGTTTCACATTTTCAGCAATGTTCTTCACTTCATTGTTTATAAGAAATGATTACTACACTAGGTATTTATTTGAGACCCGGTTTTTATTTCTGTAATGATGCTCTATATTGCTCTATATATATCCCCTGGCAACTAAACTGACCAGGTGTTTATACAAGTCTAGCCATAATTCAAGGCAGTatggtgtgtatgtatgtacattatgcatttgtgcatgtgtgtggggGTGCGTGTTTTGTGTCACCATGTGGGTAAAGTTGTGCCTATAGTGATGTATGCATGGTGTACAGTGTACAGACATGTTTTGTACAGGCTGATGTGTATTTGTGACAAATGCTGGGTGTGGCCTATATTTTTAtaacatatatatacatgtagacATTCGGGTGTGTCACATTTTCCATATTTTAACTTGTGGCTTTTAAACTGAGAATTCCTACATGTATTCTAATTCAATAACATTCATACAGTTGGAGTACCAAAAGGATTATAGGACCTCACTGAAGGAATTCCACCAGGTTTCTGACTCAGTCGCCCAACAGCAAATGACACGTGCTGCTGGCCTGGCCTCTGAGTCTGGTTACCGTACTGCCCCACAGGACATGGAAAGTGTTGGGCAAGGATACCAACACCAACCACCACCACAGAGTAAGATtgttaatactctaatagtgtacTCAACTGCTTATAATGGATGTGGTTAATATTGTAACCAATACTATTATTTAACTGTTGTTATACTATTGAGCTTGTAATGTTGTGAGCTCTCAATTATGATTGGATTTTAGTTAATTTCTGATCTGAAATGAAAATAAGTGACTGATGTAACTTCTTGTGTTTAAACTGTATTGCATCATGTTTGCTAAAATGTTGGTATTGTCATGAAAAATTGTGCAAAATGTAAGTGaagtgcatgtatatatgcaaaTTCCTAAAATCAGATTATTTTGTTATACCGTATAATGGGATTTTTTTAGGGAGAGATACTTTTGAAGATCATCATCATCTGAAATTCcaagcctgggtgaaaatttTCACTTCAGGATCTTTTATGCATTTAAACCATTCATTTTGAAACTTTGAggaaaaaaaactttggtggatAGCAGCCAGCCTGTAAAAATCAGGAAGATTTTCCCTCAGGGAAAAAAAACCTACTTGTGATGGTCACACATTGTTAATGGAAGAACACTTTACTAATAGTGTTTGATGCATAAAAAACAGGAAACAGTAGAATTGACCAGCTTTTACATCCATTTCACACTTCTTACCCTGGGAGCACAATCTGGTTTGCTGTTTTTGAATCGATTACCCATCCTGACATGACTATATAGACAAGGTGGGTTGGCACTAGTTGGTTTGGgatcagaggagggtggaagcacTTCAGGCGCTACTTGAAAATATTACCTTAATTGCATAGTTTAATCACGTGAACCTCAATAGTCCTAATACAAAACTAGCAAATGGGCAGTGATTGCTGATGATTGCTACATATTTTGGTTGTGCTTCGTGTAAAGATTAAAACGatgtattttgttttgtaaaagcgcTTAGTTTTGTAGGCAAAACTGATGGAACAATATTTCGTGCACAGCAGTACTAGCGCTAGCAAGGTATTTATGTTCAAAACCAAACAACAATGCCACACTTTGTTACATCGTCCACACATTTTAGTTCACCCAGAAATCGATGGttttgcataattcattttacCAGCATCTAAaccgcttccaccctcctctggttTGGGATAAGATACAATGTGAGGATCCTCAAATTGGATAATTGGATTAACAACACTACTTTGCTTTTTTCAAGGATTTTCTAACTAAAAGTTTTCTACAACATGCCATACTGCCGGTAGACTCTGTGACAGTTCATTCTGGTGATACATTGATATTCCTAGTGAAAGGAGCACCCACTAGCTTAAAGACATAGTTCACAATCTGTTGCATTTCTTCAGTAAGTACGGTACCGCCCAAGCACAATGTTGTTTCTTGCGAATGCATGTAATTacaaaactcactaattaaagtgTGTGGCAGCCATTTTGCTAGCGAGTCGATAATAACTCACTAGTGAAATGGCTGCCACGCACTCTAATTAATGAGTTTTTTAATCGCACGCACTCGCGAGAAACGACATTGCGCTTGGGTGGTACTGACGTCCTTTAATTCAGGAATAACAACTTGCTAGCGAAATAGCTgtcacgccctttaattagtttTTAAAATCTTGCGCACTCGTGAGAAACGACATTGCGCGATGTTGACGTTCCACTCTGTCTAACCCAGGATAGTGTAAATGAGGTGTTTGGCCTTCTGGGGAACCCCTCTATATATTGTATAAGGGATGTCTGTCTGGGTCCCAAATCAACAGCATTGGTAGCTTAATTATACTCTTTACAAAAGAAATTTCCTCTAAAGTCAGAGTTGTGACAAAGTAATATTTACTACTAGAGTGTGTCCCACCTACTTCCTTCTCAATAATAAAGTATACAAAGTTAATATGTAATACACTGTATATGTTCAAAAGTGTTAATGTCAATGACGATGCATCCTCTATCCCATTAGGCTACAACCAGCCTCCTCCGATGTCCTACACTCAGCCGCCGGCACCTCAGCCATCCTATAACCCTCCTCCATCACAGCCTAGCTACCCTCCATCACAACCTAGCTACCCTCCATCACAGCCCAGCTACCCAACATCACAAAAGGCCCCAGCACCTCCACCAGGAGGGGTAAGTGTTGACAAGCTGTATATCTTTCTGTGTTCATTGATTGCAAGTAATATTTGGTTTTGTTAACTGTCAGTGAATGGCTATTTTGCAAAGAATTGAACTTGGGTATGTAAAACCTGCTACTTATGTAGAGGTAGAGAGAACCGAGAAGCTTGTTTACAAATGATAGTAAAGAATTTTCGACTTAAAATCTCTGCCAACACATATATAATAATCATTGTTGTTCTTCAAATAGTATGGTAGTTGttattactgtacaaatacaagGAAATATtatggatcaaagaaataaaatgtagtgaaacaagggaggtcacctacgcCTGTAGATAGTATCAGTCTATAgctacccatgactgaattagtgtctactagtatatcttcaggtgtaggcaacttaCTTTTTGATACCTAATTGAACTTTTAagtttccttgtacttgtttgtttacattgaaCCTGTATATACCatattagaagaaagaatggcactagtCTTATTTTTTTTCTTGCCTCAAATTGTCaaatagcaaagtggccattacaaATGAATAACACTATGAGAAAgacatctgcaatcaatccagtcacaacgaAAACTATTCCCGTTACAAttgtagagaagccatcatgtagtgCTACTGCGAAACGGTGTCAACAAAGGTAATTAGGAGGGCACGGGTGTacgtccatgaagcatgcattgtacttacttaactgcagtatgccaaaaggcatactgtcgggctgaagtgatATTAACAGTGAAAAAGTAGGAAGAGTTTAAGGTCACAACTTCTGGACTTGAACCAATACTGcgatacctaaccaatactgccaaggtgccatgaaggtattgtgaggctggttttagggtgatatttttgatcAGAAAAGTCCAAACCTTCATGGTCCCCAACTTGTCCCTAATGTACAGCACTATCATACTGCTTAGTGGTAGGGATCAGAAAAATTTGGGCTTTCCTTCCCAAAAATATCGTTTTTAAAACTAGCTTCattacagcttggcagtataaTCACTCTCACAACACACgcgcatgcacgcatgcacattCACGCACGCACATTCACGCACGCACATAACACAATTGACTATATTATTAGGTGTTTTTGTAATTCAGAAGTTTCTTCTTACAGCCACGATATTTAGCATTGTACGATTACACTGCTGCCGATGATGATGAGGTATCGTTCAAAGAAGGAGACTACATTGTCGATGCAGAGATCATTGATGAAGGATGGATGGAAGGGCGCGTAGAGCGTACGGGTCAGAGGGGAATGTTACCGTCAAATTATGTGGAAAAAGTTTAAGATGAGTATTAGATCTTCTCCCTACATCGGCATATTTTGTTTCTTATTTACTTTGTATATTGTATCCAATATGAGTTGGAACATGTTATTGTAGCATAATAGGACAGCTTTCTAGTGTTGTATTAttgaatacatatatacattaaaATGTATTCCTTGATCTTGTAGTGTTTGTTGGTGTTATAAtgtccagtgttgggagtaacgcattacgtaatattattacttttgtggtaactaagtaatataatgaaatacgctataaaaacaggtaatataactcaagttactttacttacaaatgtaatgcgttacctaagtaatatagttactgtaacgagtctaatattacataatattattactacaagtaacgaagttactaatctcgttagttatcctctgagtaacgcctagccaaaacgaagtaacaaagcctactgaatgaagcttattcaccagcttcttagtTATAactaagatttgcacattgtccaacaacgcaatcatgtcacgtgataaagtggtagtttcacacgtgacagcttaaggctgtggacacaaagtaatataatatgtaatattattatagttactttattttatgggtaatatgtaactgtaactaaatagttcagttgtatgtaatatgtaactagtacttttacaaagtaacttgcccaacactgataatgTCATacctaaggccaggcaaacttgattgttTCTCATGCATATCTATTCATCCCACTGTGACGTCACTGTTATTAGTTACGTGAGGCTGTATTTTTATGCTGAGGTTAGTGCAACTCAGAAAATGTCTTTCAGCATGCTAATGAACAATAACCTCCCCCACACACATCCCACAAGTTATAAGTTTGCATTACCTAATGGACTGATATAGGGTCTGAACTGCCCAAGTGGAGTTTACTTGTTTTCTCAAAACCATTTTTCACATTGTAGTATATTATACCATAGTATATACCTATGGCAGGCTTGTTTATTAATCTTGTAAAAAACTTAATCAGCATAAATTATTGTGGTGTCGCAAATTTTACAACAGCTAAAATTTACTTCGCgcacatcatagataatattatCTATGCGCGCATTAAACTTCGAGAATCAGGATTTCTGCATTTCAAGAAAAGTTCCGTCGCTACTGGAGGGCCAGTGCTTGTGGTTTCTCTCTGCCTTCGTTCCAGCAAGTATCCACTGCGTAATTAATATAACCTACATAGCTACTAAATCTTAAATCATTTTCTGTTTCGCGCCAAAACCCCAAAATGGCAACGAGCGAGGATAGCGCAAATCAGAGGCTATCACCAGAGAAACCCCCAGACGATGTCGATGATATTATGGAGAATGACACGAACGCGACTGGAGGACAACAGAGTGACGCGACCAATGGCGCCGCTGAACAACAAACTCCAGACACTGTCGGCGGCAGACACAGACACGTACAGCTACCACTAAACAGAGTTCGGATGATGATAAAAAGTGACCCTGATGTTAGTATTGTTGGACAAGAAGCGTTGATGGTGATCGCTAAAGCTACGGAGATGTTTATTGCGTACGTAGCTAGAGAGAGCTATACACAGACAATTCAAGCAAAGAGAAAAACAATTCAAAAAAGAGACTTTGACGCATGTATCCCTCCTAGAGATGAATTAGCGTTCCTTGAAGGAACAATTGATTGACGGACATACCAAAGTTGAATTATAAAGAATTCATTTTTACATCAAGTTACACGTGATGCTGCAAGTAGTTTTTGCATGTATGCATGATCATCATTTACAAGCTTATAAAACAATGCAATGAGTCACAAGAATTATACATTACATGAAGATTACACAGCTAAATATTGTGTCACACTCGACCTTTGCATTGTTGGATGTGATTTAGTCTTGTAAACTCCTGTGTATGCGCTGGTAAGATTTCATTACATATGTAGCATACAAAAGGTTCTTGCTTGAAGAGGGTAACATAAAGCTTACTCCTCTGATCTGCACTTACTGGGATAACTAGATcagttttttctttttgtgtcaAATATTCACTAGTACCGGCAAGTTGATCATCTGTTATGCATGCAGTCTTTTGGCCTTGGTCCCTCGGTTGCTCCTGTTTTTGGTATAGTTCAGTTTGTAAGTATTGTATCTGTTCTTGTTGCTTTCTATTATCTATCTGTAGTGCATTTACAGCTTGAAACTGTTCTTGTAattgttcagctacagtacCTTTTTCTGCTGCTAGCTGATTAATTTTCTCAATACCATGGACTGACTCATCCCTCAGCTTTGCCACTTCATTCTCTAAGAATACAATCCTTGTTTCCTTGCTGCGCAAGAGCTTTTCCAACTTTGATGATTTTTTGGTTTCTTCCTGTATTCTTCTGGTTAGAATTTGTTTTTCCTTATCTTGTTTAGGAGAATTAACCATTACTGTACTAGTTAACATGCTCTGATCTTTAAGTACTGCAATTTCTGCCTTTAGTTCCTCTATGACATGATCCTTCCTAGAAAGTCCATCTGTTAATAAACTTATTTGAAGCTTTAATGATTCTATGGTCTCTTTGTAATAGTCATTAGATACAACTGTTAGGCTTTGGTATTTATTATCACTTGGTACATTTCTGTAACTAGCACTTGGTAAATCATCCCCTTTTGTAACTCCATCTTCAGAGCCTTTAGCTGTTAATTGCGTAACATTTATCTTTGCTGGTACCACAGTAGATGAAACGCTAGTATTAAAATAAGATGGCTCTTCAGTATTCTTATCCTCAGGTGCAGAAAGCTCTTTAGTGTCGGTATAACGTTCTTCTGAGACCACTTCGAAGCTCAAGCTGCCGTTGCTATGCAAGCTAGTTTCTGAGCCGCATGTTGATGGAACTTTTTTATGCAAGCTAACCAGTACCATGTTATCGCTAGGAACACTCTGCAGATCTATGGAGGAGAATTCATCCGAGTCTGTACAGAACTGAAAAGGGCGGCTCTTTCCTAAGGTAGTCCCATCTTCATTGCAGTAAATAAAATAATACTCTCTACCATCTGATAACTTAGGGAGAACGCGGCTAGCAAAAACAACTTTTCCTTTCCGCCATTTAACTGTTATTCCATTACTCCCCGGTTCTAGTGGCTCAGTTCGCCCCGACCATACCCAGCTGAATTCACTTTCCTCTTCGCCTACTTCACGCAATGCTACATAGTGTCTAGTAGAAGTTTTGATAGTCGAAGGAACGTGAAAAATGACCTCTAGATCCTTGCAACAAGAGACGAACGGCTTTACGTCAATAAATTGCACCTCGCTCATCTTACCAGCTTTCGGCTAACGTTGTATCCAATCAATTAATTAATAGGTTGGTTGTTCACTGCTTGCATTTAACATTTTTCACATGGAGATCCCCCTTGGTTAcgtcaataatattattattattattgtttgttAGAGGAAAACAGGAAGTAACTCAATAAGCGCATACAGAGTTTTCTTATTTTAGCGCCTACTAAACAATTTCTTTGCACCGTGTGACCATAGATAGTagggggtgtctattatctatggtgtgaCTTAAATTTTAAGTATGTGATAAGTACTTGTTTATAGGAAACGTACGTAAGAAATGAACCATGCCGCCGAAAACAAGAAAAATTGCTGTGATGGGATTCAGAGCAGTAGGTGAGTAAATCACAGGCCTTACTTCTCCGGTATATTCTAATTCATTCGTGCAGGAAAATCATCATTGGTTATTCGTTTCGTTGAGGACCAATTTGTGGATTCTTATCACCCTTCAATTGAGAATAGTAATGTTTGTTGCTAATAGTAAACTGAAGAATTGTTCTCTTATACAGCATTTGAAAAGAGAGTTAAGTATTCCGGCCAAGACTTTCTGATACAGCTGGTTGACACTGCAGGACAGGTATTCATTTTTTCTATTTGATTTGCCTAAATAGGGTTGACCTTTTGAGATCATTGTGTTATTGCATGGATCAGTTGGTAGTTAATTACTGTAGCATGCACAAAGGGTAATGTAATTAAGTTGTGTGTCTGCCATCTGCACATATATCACAACTTTGGGGATACTTTAGATGTCTGAGCAACTAAATTATAGTAAGCCAAGCCAATAAGTAGAGTTCTCCAAAAAATAACTGGCCTTAGCTCTGGAGTCTCCAAGCCATTAATGGTGTTCCTCCATGTACAAAAACCCCTTTATATAGATAGACTGTTACAGTTGGCGTTTCCATGTAGCATTCTAATGCACTAGTTAATTGTTTCCATACTTGCTGACTGCATAACAGTTGGGAATAACAAGCAACACCGCTGGTTTTGATTGCATACTTGAATTACCTCATGTTTTTAAAGCTCTGTTTGTCAAGCAATATTGGTAGTAGTGAACTGGTTCCTCAATTTTTGTACAATATTTGTAATGTAATCCTTTGCATGTATATCCATAGTAGCTTGCATttacatggtttattttaacTGTTCCACAGGATGAGTATTCTTTATTCTCTGAAGCTCATTGTGTTGATGTACATGGTTATGTGTTGGTGTATTCTATCAACTCCCAGAagaggtatgtatgtatatactggTATTAAATAGCTCTTGGTGATCAGACAGTTTTACAATGGAATTGCTTTAAAATGGATACATTAGAATTTGGAGCCATTTCTGCTTTTTAATGTTAGGCTTGTTGGGAGCAAATGTTGTCCTAGACCAGAAATTCCACTGTAAGTGTAATATCATTTTTAATTCTTGCAGTTTTGAGGTAATCAAAGTGATTCACGACAAAATCCTTGACACAATGGGAGTGAGCAGTCGTAGCAGGTGAGTGTAGTACATTAATGTGGGTGGGGCTGAGCTACTGCAAACTCATTCCACAGAGTACCATTAGTATTAGTGGGAAATAAGACAGACCTTCACATGCAGAGGTAAGATTTGTATGAAATCCATAAATCCAGTATATGATAGCTTTTGGTGTAGGGTGATTTCCACAGAGGAGGGTAAGCGTCTCGCTGATTCATGGAATGCCATTTTTGTGGAGTCATCTGCCAAGCAGAATGAAGTAAGTCACACCGTCATTGTATACATTTACATCACTCATTACACAACCACCATAAAATGTACTGAATATCAT
This window encodes:
- the LOC136268890 gene encoding LIM and SH3 domain protein 1-like encodes the protein MNPPCAGCKKTVYPVEKLNCLDKVWHKACFKCQECGLRLTMKTYKGYNKTPYCNTHYPTTRFTAVADTPENLRLKQQSKQQSQLEYQKDYRTSLKEFHQVSDSVAQQQMTRAAGLASESGYRTAPQDMESVGQGYQHQPPPQSYNQPPPMSYTQPPAPQPSYNPPPSQPSYPPSQPSYPPSQPSYPTSQKAPAPPPGGPRYLALYDYTAADDDEVSFKEGDYIVDAEIIDEGWMEGRVERTGQRGMLPSNYVEKV
- the LOC136236824 gene encoding DNA polymerase epsilon subunit 4-like, which produces MATSEDSANQRLSPEKPPDDVDDIMENDTNATGGQQSDATNGAAEQQTPDTVGGRHRHVQLPLNRVRMMIKSDPDVSIVGQEALMVIAKATEMFIAYVARESYTQTIQAKRKTIQKRDFDACIPPRDELAFLEGTID
- the LOC136268895 gene encoding GTP-binding protein Rheb-like, with the protein product MPPKTRKIAVMGFRAVGKSSLVIRFVEDQFVDSYHPSIENTFEKRVKYSGQDFLIQLVDTAGQDEYSLFSEAHCVDVHGYVLVYSINSQKSFEVIKVIHDKILDTMGVSSRSRVPLVLVGNKTDLHMQRVISTEEGKRLADSWNAIFVESSAKQNERVKDIFLMILMEVEKQYEGGGETKQDCSIL